The genomic region GCTACAGGATAATTTCTTTGTGTTGCATTACATATTCCTTGTATATAATAACAAATAGTAGCTGCTCTACTAGATAATGCTGTATTTTTTCCTTTAATTAAATGGTGATTAGCTATTTCTTCTACAGTTGCGAGTTCTTCATTAGGGCGATTGTGAAGCCCTGTTCTAAAAATAGCATTGATTTGAGAAAAAATCATTTGGTATTCTGCCAAATTTCTCAACTTTTCAATAACTTCTAATTCCTCTTGAATAAGTTGTTCTAAATCAAAACTAAAAATACCCTGCTCATACTCTTCCTCTATTAATCGCTTTTCCCAACTAATCAATTCAAACCAATAATAAAACTTTTCGTATTCTTTTGCTTTTGCTTTTGCGCGCTTCAAAAACTTTCGACACTCTTTAAACAAAGCTTTATTATATAAAATTTCTATATTTTTAATTTCTTGCTTTAATACAGAACTGATAGAATTATCTGCATGGAACCCTCTTAAACTTTTTAAAATCAATTTATATAGATGGCTTTTTTCAGAAGGCAAATGCTTAATAAAAGTCTCCTTTTCAAATATTTTTTTTAAGTGCTTTTCATCATAAGTGTCTTGTTTTTCTATTTCATCAAACAAACGCATATAATTTTTATCCCCACTTTGTAAAGCAGACGATAATTTAAAAAACCTTTTTTCCGACTTTGTTAAAGATTTTATAAGATCAAATAAATTAGATGAGGGTTTCATAATCAAATATTTAGTTTCTTTATAAAAATACAAAAAAAGCCCATTGTTATATAACAATGGGCTTTAAGATGATGTTATCTTTTTAATTACTTACTAACAACAACATTAATTTTTGATGTTGTATTATTTTCATAGTTTAAAGCCACTACATACATTCCGTTTGGAATAGTAGTAACGTCTAATCTTAATAAGTTATTCACCACATTTGTATTTTGAGAAACAACTACCTTACCTGTTACATCATAAATTACAACTTCTGTAACTTCAACATTTCCAACAGGAATAGAGATCATTTCTTTTGCTGGGTTAGGGAACGCTGTTAATGTTTCTTCCACTTCAGCTTCTTCAACACTTACCTCATTAGCTGGTAAAGTTTCAATAGTCATTGCTGGAATCACATCTGGTCCAAAACCTCTTAAACTTAAACTCTCGTCAGAATTTAATACTGTTATTGGCTGATCCAATGTATCTTGATTAGCAAAGTAATCAAGTGTTGTAGAATATCCTAAATATACATTCTCACTCTCAGTTTTTACACAGAATAAATATCTTTGGTTATCTTCTAAAGCAAATGCTTCTTGAAAATCAACATAAACATTTCCTCTTTGCATATCCGTTGTATAATCGTACTCTCCTGTAGCTATTTGAGTTAAAGAGTTTACTGTTGCATCAGTAATACCTGTAAAACTATCTTCCCATTTAAATGCTTCAATTTGGATGTATTCATCAACAAGGTTTACTGTTGAATCATCTGCATTATAAGTAGATGCTGAAAAAGTAATTCCTCTAGCTGCTAACCTACTTGCATTAGCATTTCTAAAGTTCATACACATACTATAACTCGACACTTCACCAGCAGGTCTGTAATAAGACTGTCCTACAGGTTCGAATGTAGTAGAATCAATGATTCCATAAGAAATTTGTAAATCATTCATTACAAATCCAGTAACCACTTCGTTATCCGATGGTAAGCTTTCTGATGAATCAGATACCACAGAATACTCAATAGTGTAGTAACCATTGTTATAACTTGCTTGGTTAAAATCAGGTAAACCAATATAAACACTATCTCCAGATTCAATTGAATCTGTCATCGCAAAGTTGTTATAAATAGTGCTACCTCCAAATTTAACAGCACAAGTTAACTCTACACTGTGTTGAGTGTGTACCCCATAATTGAATACCCATGCTCCCATTTCTGTATTGAATTCAGAAGCATTTTGCGAAAGTGATGAAACATTACCATACAATTCAGGTCTTCTTACATCTTTTTGATACATTGATAAGTCATTTGGAAAACGTCCAATTTTATTACCAATAAATACAACAACATCTCCAGACATTGCCTCATTAGCTAATAAAGCTCCTGTTTCATCCGAAACCATAACAACAGGAACAGTAACTTGCGTACCAAAAGTACCACCTGCCATACCTACTGGAGGTCCAGGAATATTGTTAATGATTACTACTGCTACAGCTCCTTGATCTTGTGCATTTTTCGC from Flavobacteriales bacterium harbors:
- a CDS encoding T9SS type A sorting domain-containing protein; this translates as MKKLLLSIGLGVLGFVANAQTVFNVDYPSSIGGNYDFTYATSASWGVSDITDPANAVTDTIAFVSDGTPGDSLGCNTLTNGADINGKVAVVYRGDCEFGAKAKNAQDQGAVAVVIINNIPGPPVGMAGGTFGTQVTVPVVMVSDETGALLANEAMSGDVVVFIGNKIGRFPNDLSMYQKDVRRPELYGNVSSLSQNASEFNTEMGAWVFNYGVHTQHSVELTCAVKFGGSTIYNNFAMTDSIESGDSVYIGLPDFNQASYNNGYYTIEYSVVSDSSESLPSDNEVVTGFVMNDLQISYGIIDSTTFEPVGQSYYRPAGEVSSYSMCMNFRNANASRLAARGITFSASTYNADDSTVNLVDEYIQIEAFKWEDSFTGITDATVNSLTQIATGEYDYTTDMQRGNVYVDFQEAFALEDNQRYLFCVKTESENVYLGYSTTLDYFANQDTLDQPITVLNSDESLSLRGFGPDVIPAMTIETLPANEVSVEEAEVEETLTAFPNPAKEMISIPVGNVEVTEVVIYDVTGKVVVSQNTNVVNNLLRLDVTTIPNGMYVVALNYENNTTSKINVVVSK